A genome region from Vogesella indigofera includes the following:
- a CDS encoding chemotaxis protein CheA, with translation MSDFAGMEDLMQDFLLESTELLSDVDNKLCELEKRPNDKALLNDIFRGFHTIKGGAGFLNVSAMVTICHRTENLFDKLRNGELPLSSELMDVILDATGVVRDMFTTLSQGLSPAAPDAGLLAALDSALAGNLVPPAAPVAAPAVAPVAAANTPDWNVLHAAVTTKAAAPAAAAPAAVAVAAAPVVEAVLETPAMPVVAAKPAPAKMVPQQGMASAPPENTIRIDTVRLDQVLNLSGEIGLTKNRLTTLRTEILQGNMETNTLRSLDEAISQLDLLVSDLQNAVMKTRMQPIGRLFQKYPRLARDLARQLGKEVELVITGEETELDKTMIEDLNDPLVHLVRNAVDHGVESSEERISVGKKPQSLVQLSAEQVGDHIVIEITDDGKGMNPEALRRKAIEKGLIDAETANGLDEKQCLQLIFLPGFSTKDQISNVSGRGVGMDVVRTNIQKLNGRIDINSEQGVGTKISISLPLTLAILPVLVVRACNQPFAVPLAMVREIIPIDVAAIQEVSGRPTIVVRDEILPLKTLANLLNWAPTQKPQFGVLMQSAEKSFILAVDSFVGRDDVVIKPLQNIRPKGVAGATLSGDGSVVLVLDMEDLLMGQADAPSGGAMMLRNADNYSY, from the coding sequence ATGAGCGACTTTGCAGGTATGGAAGATCTGATGCAGGATTTTCTGCTCGAGTCCACGGAGCTGTTGTCCGATGTCGACAACAAACTGTGCGAGCTTGAGAAGCGGCCTAATGACAAGGCGTTACTGAATGATATCTTCCGGGGCTTCCATACCATCAAAGGCGGAGCCGGCTTTCTGAATGTGTCGGCAATGGTGACCATCTGTCACCGTACCGAGAACCTTTTTGACAAGCTGCGCAACGGCGAGTTGCCGCTGTCGTCAGAACTGATGGATGTGATTCTGGATGCGACGGGCGTGGTGCGCGACATGTTCACTACCTTGTCGCAAGGGCTGTCGCCGGCCGCGCCGGATGCCGGCCTGCTCGCAGCACTGGACAGTGCGCTGGCGGGCAACCTGGTACCTCCTGCGGCACCCGTGGCCGCGCCAGCGGTGGCGCCGGTTGCCGCCGCCAATACACCGGACTGGAATGTGTTGCACGCCGCGGTGACTACCAAGGCAGCCGCTCCCGCAGCGGCGGCACCGGCTGCGGTTGCTGTGGCAGCGGCGCCGGTGGTCGAGGCAGTGCTCGAAACGCCGGCGATGCCGGTCGTGGCGGCCAAGCCGGCACCGGCAAAGATGGTGCCACAGCAAGGCATGGCCAGTGCGCCGCCGGAAAATACCATTCGTATTGATACCGTTCGCCTGGACCAGGTGCTGAACCTGTCCGGTGAAATCGGCCTGACCAAGAACCGCCTGACCACGCTGCGTACCGAAATCCTGCAGGGCAATATGGAGACGAATACCCTGCGCTCCCTCGACGAAGCGATCAGCCAGCTCGACCTGCTGGTCAGCGATTTGCAGAATGCGGTGATGAAGACCCGCATGCAGCCGATCGGGCGTCTGTTCCAGAAGTATCCGCGCTTGGCGCGGGACTTGGCGCGGCAATTGGGCAAGGAAGTCGAGCTGGTCATTACCGGCGAGGAAACCGAACTCGACAAGACCATGATCGAGGACCTGAACGACCCGTTGGTGCACTTGGTGCGTAATGCGGTCGATCACGGCGTCGAGTCTTCCGAGGAGCGCATCAGCGTTGGCAAGAAGCCGCAGTCCCTGGTGCAGCTGTCGGCCGAGCAGGTTGGCGATCATATCGTCATCGAGATCACCGATGACGGTAAGGGGATGAACCCCGAGGCGTTGCGTCGCAAGGCCATCGAAAAAGGCCTGATCGATGCGGAGACGGCCAACGGTCTCGACGAGAAGCAGTGCCTGCAGCTGATTTTCCTGCCGGGCTTCTCTACCAAGGATCAGATCTCGAACGTGTCCGGTCGCGGTGTCGGCATGGACGTGGTACGCACCAATATCCAGAAGTTGAATGGCCGTATCGACATCAACTCCGAGCAGGGGGTCGGCACCAAGATCAGCATTTCGCTGCCGCTGACGCTGGCTATTCTGCCGGTGCTGGTGGTGCGTGCCTGCAACCAGCCATTTGCCGTGCCGCTGGCCATGGTGCGAGAAATCATTCCGATCGATGTCGCCGCAATCCAGGAAGTATCGGGGCGGCCAACCATCGTGGTGCGCGACGAGATTCTGCCGTTGAAGACACTGGCCAACCTGCTGAATTGGGCGCCGACACAGAAGCCGCAATTCGGTGTGCTGATGCAGTCCGCCGAGAAGTCCTTCATCCTCGCCGTCGATTCCTTTGTCGGCCGTGAC
- the cheZ gene encoding protein phosphatase CheZ: MPDHLLESGDSPELEALFESIAKQQASQQEAPSAEVDGANPQAALAIYAQVGQMTRKLHDALRELGYDKSLEKVADALPDAKDRLGYIATLTANAAERVLNATDIARPIQDELQSQSASLSGRWDQLFANQLSVDDFKLLAADTHRFLAQAPQQTAATNAQLLEIVMAQDFQDLTGQVIKKVMDMVKTLESELLTVLIEYLPAEKKVELGTDLLQGPVVNPDGRSDVVTNQQQVDDLLESLGF; the protein is encoded by the coding sequence GTGCCGGATCATCTTCTTGAAAGTGGCGATTCGCCAGAGCTGGAAGCTCTATTTGAAAGCATTGCCAAACAGCAGGCCTCTCAGCAGGAGGCGCCCTCGGCAGAGGTTGATGGTGCGAATCCCCAGGCTGCATTGGCAATTTATGCCCAGGTCGGCCAAATGACCCGCAAGCTGCACGATGCGCTGCGTGAGCTTGGTTACGACAAGTCCTTGGAAAAGGTGGCTGATGCCCTTCCTGATGCCAAGGACCGCTTGGGTTACATCGCCACGCTGACGGCCAATGCTGCGGAGCGGGTGCTGAATGCAACCGATATTGCCCGTCCGATCCAGGATGAGCTGCAGTCCCAGTCCGCAAGCTTGTCAGGCCGTTGGGACCAGCTGTTTGCCAATCAGTTGTCGGTTGACGACTTCAAACTGTTGGCCGCAGATACCCACCGCTTCCTGGCCCAGGCGCCACAGCAGACGGCGGCGACCAATGCCCAGCTGCTGGAAATCGTGATGGCGCAGGATTTCCAAGACTTGACCGGACAGGTTATCAAGAAGGTCATGGACATGGTCAAAACGCTGGAAAGCGAGTTGCTGACTGTTTTGATCGAGTACCTGCCGGCCGAGAAGAAGGTAGAGTTGGGCACCGATCTGCTGCAAGGTCCGGTCGTGAATCCTGATGGCCGTTCCGACGTGGTAACCAATCAGCAGCAAGTGGATGATTTGCTGGAAAGCTTGGGTTTCTAA
- the cheY gene encoding chemotaxis response regulator CheY has product MIDKNMRFLVVDDFSTMRRIVRNLLKELGITNVDEAEDGQVALHKLKTQHFDFIVSDWNMPNMTGIELLRAVRADPQLKTLPFLMITAEAKRENIIEAATAGASGYIVKPFTAATLEEKMGKIFQSLNK; this is encoded by the coding sequence ATGATAGACAAGAATATGAGATTTCTGGTTGTTGATGATTTCTCAACAATGAGAAGGATTGTGCGCAACCTCTTGAAGGAATTGGGTATTACCAATGTCGACGAGGCCGAGGATGGCCAGGTTGCATTGCACAAGCTGAAAACACAGCATTTTGACTTCATCGTCTCCGACTGGAACATGCCGAACATGACCGGCATTGAGCTACTGCGTGCGGTGCGAGCCGATCCGCAACTGAAGACGCTGCCGTTCCTGATGATTACTGCCGAAGCGAAACGCGAAAACATCATCGAGGCGGCAACGGCAGGGGCTAGTGGCTACATCGTGAAGCCGTTTACTGCCGCGACACTGGAAGAAAAGATGGGCAAGATCTTCCAGAGCCTAAACAAATAA
- a CDS encoding chemotaxis protein, which produces MSASDASLLANIDARTKLAGSNKMEILLFSLGTRETFGINVFKVREVSQTPFVTKTPNMPFGVEGVLSLRGNIIPVISLAKFIGCELAEGGYNTMIVTEFNKSTQAFLVDSVDRIIRVDWDKVRAPENVMNTTQQTLITAVTELDDGKLVSILDVEQILSSVVGETRLPDIPQAALEDDQYVFFVDDSVVARKEISNVMDKMSLKYHQANNGKEAWDKLQVLANRTWSDSESLHDNLKLILVDAEMPEMDGYVLTKLIKSDARFSGIPVVMHSSLSSNANRAMGASVGVDAYVAKFDPAVLADTIIPFLQR; this is translated from the coding sequence ATGTCCGCATCTGATGCCTCTTTGCTAGCCAATATCGATGCCCGTACCAAGTTGGCGGGATCGAACAAGATGGAAATTCTGCTGTTTTCGTTGGGTACCCGCGAAACATTCGGGATCAACGTGTTCAAGGTACGCGAAGTGTCGCAGACGCCTTTCGTCACCAAGACCCCCAATATGCCGTTTGGTGTCGAAGGGGTGTTGTCCCTGCGCGGCAACATCATTCCCGTAATTTCGCTGGCCAAGTTCATCGGCTGTGAATTGGCGGAGGGTGGCTACAACACCATGATCGTCACCGAGTTCAACAAGAGCACCCAGGCATTCCTGGTGGATTCGGTGGATCGCATCATTCGTGTCGATTGGGACAAGGTGCGCGCGCCTGAAAACGTGATGAATACCACCCAGCAGACACTGATCACGGCGGTGACCGAGTTGGATGACGGCAAGCTGGTCTCCATCCTGGACGTTGAGCAGATCCTGTCTAGCGTTGTCGGCGAGACCCGTTTGCCGGATATTCCGCAGGCGGCGCTGGAGGATGACCAGTATGTCTTCTTCGTCGACGATTCGGTGGTGGCGCGGAAAGAAATTTCCAACGTGATGGACAAGATGTCCCTCAAGTATCATCAGGCAAACAACGGCAAAGAGGCGTGGGACAAATTGCAGGTGCTGGCGAACAGAACCTGGTCCGACTCCGAAAGCCTGCACGACAATCTGAAACTGATTCTGGTCGATGCGGAAATGCCGGAAATGGATGGTTATGTGCTGACCAAGTTGATCAAGTCGGACGCCCGTTTCTCCGGTATTCCGGTGGTGATGCACTCGTCCCTGTCGTCCAATGCCAACCGGGCCATGGGCGCCAGTGTCGGTGTTGATGCCTATGTCGCCAAGTTCGACCCTGCGGTGCTTGCGGATACAATCATTCCTTTCCTTCAGCGCTAG
- a CDS encoding chemotaxis protein, with translation MSELLKKIDARTKLAGTNKLEILLFSLGVDQRTGRKETFGINVFKVREVMRTPEITSAPEMPSSVEGMVSLRGSLVPVIDLARYAGIVSEKRPEIMIVTEYNGHTQGFLVEAVDTILRLDWAAMRVPPEMITNRMGGLVTAVTELDGGTLVMMMDVEKVLAETAMYGDEHQFIGIDPIKEPRMVYFADDSAVARKQIQQTFEVMNIKYASAINGMRAWDDLQRMATQAELAGRKLSDVVNLVLTDVEMPEMDGYMLTKLIKSDPRFHGIPVLMHSSLSGQSNQKLGESVGVDAYVSKFEPQKLSMKIREMLKI, from the coding sequence GTGTCTGAGCTTCTTAAAAAAATCGATGCCCGCACCAAGCTGGCAGGAACGAACAAACTGGAAATTCTCTTGTTCTCTCTTGGAGTTGACCAAAGAACAGGGCGCAAGGAGACCTTCGGTATCAATGTTTTCAAAGTACGTGAAGTGATGCGGACGCCGGAAATCACCTCGGCGCCGGAAATGCCTTCGTCCGTCGAAGGGATGGTCAGTCTGCGTGGCAGCCTGGTGCCGGTGATCGATCTGGCACGCTACGCCGGTATCGTCAGCGAGAAGCGTCCGGAAATCATGATCGTGACCGAGTACAACGGCCATACCCAAGGCTTTCTGGTCGAGGCCGTCGATACCATCCTGAGGCTGGATTGGGCGGCGATGCGGGTGCCGCCGGAGATGATTACCAACCGGATGGGCGGTCTGGTCACTGCGGTCACCGAGCTGGACGGCGGTACGCTGGTCATGATGATGGACGTTGAAAAGGTGCTGGCGGAAACCGCCATGTACGGTGACGAGCACCAGTTCATCGGTATCGACCCGATTAAAGAGCCTCGCATGGTGTACTTTGCCGATGATTCGGCGGTTGCTCGCAAGCAGATCCAGCAAACATTTGAGGTCATGAACATCAAGTACGCTTCGGCCATCAATGGTATGCGGGCATGGGATGACTTGCAGCGCATGGCGACGCAGGCCGAGCTGGCCGGGCGCAAGTTGAGCGATGTCGTGAACCTGGTGCTGACCGACGTCGAGATGCCGGAGATGGACGGTTATATGCTGACCAAACTGATCAAGTCCGACCCGCGCTTCCATGGCATTCCTGTGCTGATGCACTCCTCGCTGTCGGGGCAATCCAACCAGAAGCTGGGTGAGTCGGTTGGCGTCGATGCCTATGTATCCAAGTTCGAGCCACAAAAGCTCTCGATGAAAATCCGCGAGATGCTGAAGATTTGA